The Leishmania mexicana MHOM/GT/2001/U1103 complete genome, chromosome 25 genome contains the following window.
GCGATCCGGCTGCAATGGACTAGTGAACATAGGACGCTTGCTGCCAAAGGCGCTGCTCTTGTCCCGCAGCGTTGATGCGTCCATCACGTCGGAGACGTCCTCAAGGCGCAGCTCGCTGTTGCGAGATGCGATAGTCGACATCTGTGTTtccagccgctgctgccgcgactTCTCCTCCATCCCCCTCTTCACCTCCAGCTGCCGCTTACAGAACCAGTCGAAGCACCAGTCATATGGACCGCGCATCGGATCGATGTCCTCCAGAGTCGGCAGGACctgcgctgcgacggtgctgGGGGTCTGGAACGGATGGCTGCGCCGACTGATCAAGGTAGACTCACTCACGACACTCAGCAGCCGCGAATCAGTCGGGGATGTGATATCGGTGGACACCATGGCGGGAACCGCGAGCGGGTTGGACGGTTTCGCGCCAGTGCGGTTTGTTGCACAGAAGTTGCCACTAGGCAAATCACGCGCGGGTAATGTCAGCCCCAGTCGCTTGCCTAGATCGCGGAACAGGCGCCGCAGGCTGTCGTAGTCCGGCTTCTGTGTGAAGGACAAGGTACGGCAGTATTGGCAGTAGGTGAGAAACTCCTTCGGCATCCCTTTGcacagctcctccagcggcgtGGCCATCTTGGTCTCCCCGATCTTGATGGTTTTGATCTGCTGGTCCTTCGCCTGGATCCCTTGCCAAGGCAGGCTGCCTCGCAGAAAGTAGATGAGGAGAAAGGCGATGGACTCGAGGTCGTCACGGCGGCTCTGCTCGAAACCGCGGTGGACATTGGTGCTGCAGTAGCGCGCCGTCCCGGTCAGCGGGCGGCCCTCCGCGAAAGGGATGTGGCTGTTCTTCTTCACCTCCCAGTAGAGCTTGGAAAGCCCGTAATCGATGATGTAGAGGATGTGCGCCTTGGACCGGCAGCCGAACACAAAGTTTTCTGGCTTGATGTCGCGGTGCACGAAGCCTTTTTCGTGAAAGTATTGAAtccggtgcagcagctgatcAGCAATCATGAGCACCGTCTTGAGAGAGAAGCGACGGTGACAGTAGTTGAAGACATCCTCCAGCGAGGGGCCGCACATCTCCATCACCATGATGTTGTAGTCGCCCTCGCTGTCGAAGTAGTAGATCTGCGGGATGCCGACAACGATGCTGGCCTCTGATGacctgtgctgctgctgctgctgctgcgcgatggCGCTGACGCTCTTTGGCAGGTTGGATGGGGtactgttgctgctgccctgcgccgcgccaccgTTCATAACGCTGTGGTTGCTGCTCTCCGCAAAGAATTGCTTTAGGTTCACTTCATTCTGCCCCACCGGGGGCTGATGCAGCACGCGGTACACCTTGCTTTCGTAGGACAGCTGCGGGTAGCGCGCTTTTTTGCGCTCCAGCTTCACCGCGACGATGCGTTGGCTCTTCTTGTCGTAGCCTTCGAAGATGTCACCGAAGGAGCCGTTGCCGAGGCGGTGGCTAAGAAGAAAGCGGCCTCCCCCAAACGGGACCTCCTTGCCGGTAAGCTGATACTTCTCGGATACAGTGGCCATCTTGTTCTTCGCGAtttgtctgctgctgcgccgcgtccgAGCCGCTCTCGTCTGATTGgccctcgcacacgcacacgcacagggagggggcggggtaCACTGACAGGTACGCTGGGCACAGGAGCAGGCtatctgtgtctgtgtgcgtgtgtctccaAGAGTGAGGGAGTTGGACGGGTCAAGGATGGAGGAAgggcggtggggtggggaggatTGAGTCAGCAGCGGAGGGAAAGGACCAGAAGCATGATGGCATGCGCGGCGGAACACGGaagcgtgcacacacacacacacacacatgtgcgcaCAAAACACCAATCGACGGGCAGCTGTGCGcgaagagaggcagagaaagaggagggggtgttGAGCGGAGGTGGGCGGGTGAGGTGTGCGTGGAGCTGTtcgtgggtgggtgggcaggcagacacacacagcagaGGTCCAATTATGACGTGTGCGATCTGCCGATGGAGGAaacggaggagggaggagagagagagggcggaaaggtgccggaggaggagaaggcggctgATGCGTCTGCACAGCGGAGTTCTATACCCACAGGTGACCCCACTCcgtgacacacacagacacacaggcaccaGCTCTGCGTCTGATCCTGTccatctctccttccctctccctgtcACACGACGGCATCATAATGGCCATCGCTGTACTGTATGCGCGCAAAGTCCAGGCcatcttcctcctccacgcaGAGCGGAGCCGTGGTGGACTGCTGCGGTGGATGCGCAGGTTCTCGTATGAACGGGGTGGCTGCGTCAAGCGCACTGAGagactgcagctgcgcgtcgcTCAGCATTGCCGCTATCTCCTGTGTGTCGAGCTGATGACTCGCATGCTTCAGTGCGGCTTGCGGACCTCGCGTGTGCTTGAGGTGcggagaagcggctgctgccaccacggCTGACCAGACAGAGCTGTTCAGCGACTCGGCGAACTCCACgtgagacggcggcgctgatggggcgtgtgcgtatggTGCGTCCATGGCACCTGGCGCACCCGCAGCGACAAAAGCATCCTCGACTACCGGTGCTGCGACGGCCCCGCTCCCCGTTGGATGTTCGTGAGGCACTGTTGCACCGGCGGCCACAGTGCCGTCGACCTGCGCGCACGGGTGCATGTTCGCAACCTGAATAGCGAGAGGGTGGTCAATCAGTGCAAACGGGTCCGTTGCCGTCCACTGACGCGTGAGAATCGAATGGATGAACCACGCGATCCCCACAACCGGCGGAGCCGTCTGAGACGCTGTCGAGGCAGCACTGGTGTCCATGGAAACAGGCCGCAGAGAGACGCGCTGCAAGGCGTCCTGAAAGGCACAGCTGAGAGACTCGCGGAGCGCGCggtcctcctgctgctgcgactgctgctcTCTTGCTGTCGGCCCCAGCCCCACCATGTTATCGTAAAAGCCGGTCAGGTCGATCACAAGGTCAAGGTAGGTGCTCCCCACGTTACGCGTCACCGTACCGCCAAGAACGCGCAGAAGCTCCTTCACCTGCGCCAAGGCGGCCGTCGCGTCTCCCAGATAGTTCCCACTGCGACCGTTGCGGCTTGCTCGACTTGAACGTAGCGGCCcggtgccaccgccggtTGCATTGGCATTCGCCAGGTCCACCGGGGGAACGTGGAGGTAGAACATGCGGTCTTGAAAGATAGGCACGTAGAACGGCCGCATCGCCTGCTCGCCAGCCGGCACGTACTCATCCGCCACCTCTTTACGGAGCTGTCGCAACGTGGCGGACCCGCCCCAACGTGGCAGACACCGCGTTCCCGTTTTTACGCCAGCCCGCGCCGCCTTTTCCTCCACCGCATCtccatcgtcctcctcggcgccaAGGAGCTTGTCGCGACGAGGgacaccggcagcggtgaccggagcggcggccgccaccgccgcgtccgcTACCTGCCGATCACCGTACACGGGGTGGGCATGAACGTGCGGCAAGACGGCTGGAAACGCCCCCAGCGCTATCGCGTCGTAGAGCCACTGCGGCGTCACAATCGGGATGCCCAGCGCCTTGCAGTACAAAATGTGCGGCGTGAGAACGGCGTGTGGGCTCACGACGAGGTGCGTCGGCTTCTTCGCAATCCGCCGCGTCCGTTCCGCGTGAGTGTATTTGTGTCGACCATACCAGCACGAACGACctccgctgtcgtcgtcctcgccgccgaggacgacACAGGTAGCACCCAGCTGCTCCACAACGTCGCGCAGGAACGATgagagcggcgctgccgctgcatcgacgTCTGCGAGGCCATCGAGGAAtacgagcacgcacagccCAGCCACCGGCACTCCCGCTTTCTCGTCCTCTGAGGCCAGTGGACGGAGGAGAGTGAGGTCCGTGAAGGTcatggagagggggagctCCGCGGCGGGAGTACACTCGAGATCCGATAGGACCTCAGCCCGACCTTGGCTTTGgacgcgacggcgtcgtcgcgcacAAAgttggcgcggctgctgctgctgctgctgctctggctTCAATGACTTACGCGCCTCTTCATGGACTGCAGCGTACCCCGCATCTTCTTGCTTTCTTCGTCTCTGGCGATTACTTTGCGGTTTGTCAGATGGCATTGCGTGGGTGCGATGCGCCGGCTcctccgcaccgctgctgctgctgcggctgcgaggtTGCTTCGAAGTCCTTCGGGTAGGCGCCGCGGGGGCTGCTGAGGATGtctgcggctgtgcggcagcgatggcggccgtaaagggggaggcggcaaGGGACTCGGTGTCAGCCACGCCCACATCACTTAACGCACGCGgggacggcgctggcgctgctcgtgGCAGCAGCTGATGTTGCGAGCTGCCTTCCGAGTTCAAGAAAGGGTCTCGGCTGCGCTTTGCCGTCGCGCTTCGGTCGCCGGCCACACTGTCCGCTAGAAACGACACCGTGTAAGCCGCCTTGGGAGTTGAGCCGGCTTGTTGGTGCCGTCGCCCCCGTCGCTGAGTCAcggcggccgtcgccgttgagcgcagcaccgcgtgGCGAatcgcttcctcctcctcctcctcctcctccgtatCCGCCTTCCACCTCTCCACTGCGGCAGCAACGCGTTTGTttccgccgctgctgctgctgctgctggccagTGCCACGGCACTCACGCCTTGGCttccgcagccgccgactTCGTATCGAGAAGACGGGGTGAGCCGCGGCGTAGAGGCGGTGTCGGTGCTCGGCTGCTGGGTAAAATCCTCGTCCAGTTCGAACGCTGTCGTGCTATCCTGGTGCGCGCCTCCCCTCGCACGGGCTGCACCCCTTCTTTGCTGGCTGCCTGCACCGTTACTTTGGAGTTGTCCAGACGCGTAGCGTACGGCATTCGCTTGGCTGTTCAGAGCGTCAACGAGATGATGATGCGGCTtcgtggcgccgctgttggtGGGGGTGCTGAGCGCGACGTGGGGAGCTgagagagcggagggggaagcagcggtgatggcggtCGAGCCCTCTTCGCTCGCCGTTACCACCCTTGCAAGAGTTGCGAGCCCGccctgctgttgctgctggcggtCTGCCTTGCCGCCatcctcatcgtcgtcaAGGTGAGGTATGCGGTGAAGCAGGGGAGGGGTTGTAGGGTCTTCGGCTGGTGCGCTCGTTTGGGCTCCGCACTTCGGCGGGCTACGCGTTGCACACGAgggggcggcagctgcacctcgtcCAGCTGACCTACGAGCACCTCCCGGCGAGGTGGCCGAGGTATGAGATGAAGGGacagcagaggaggaggttcCTGCAGACTTGTGTGCTGGGGTGGTGCACGTggctgccgtcgcgctgACAACGTAGGGGGCTATGCTCACGCGTTGatcggcagcgacgcatgCGGCAAGGTAGTCTGGACGAACCACCGTCTTGAACTTCACGTGTGCAGCCTCTAGGAGGGATGGACTGCCGCGGTGGAAGACGACCAAATCCGCGGCGGCCTCACTTAGGGCAAGCGTGGCacccagctgctgcacatgcaaacgcgcggtgcgcagcacaTCCCTTGCAGAGGCTCGGCTACCGTCTCCGTTGCGCTTCATGGTGTAGTCGGTGTTAATGCTGCCATCATTCCTCCGTCCTCCGTCCTTGTCGCCGGGGCCGTAGCGGATGTGCAGGAAGACGCGCACCccagagagagggcgagaggagcaggaggggACAGCAGACGACATGGACAACAacgctgcaggagagggTAAGCAGGAGGCGACGGGACTGGCCTCTCTAGTACTTTCACGAATGGTTCGCAACGAAGGTGGACAGAGGCAGGTGTGGGTACGGGTGTGGTCTGCTTAAGAGAGTGTTTGTGACTCGATCCATCGGCGGTGAGAACCACCAACGCTGTGATGCGCAGGCCCTCTCCCGTCTGCTCGCCGTCTTATGAGAGCGcctgtgtgtttgtgtgtatcTATGATAGGTGCCGTCTATGATGGTAATAATAGCGCGAGCGCTGTTGCCTGGGCgagtgggcgtgtgtgcgcagacCAGGGACGAGCCGCGCACAAAGGTAGTGCAGCCCTCGTTCTATGGATCCACCGACTTAGGTGCCCAAGTATGGACggctgtttgtgtgtgcttgtctaCGGTGTGTCAGGGGATCGCGGACAGCTGCTCTTCCGCACCGGAATGCTGGGGGTTTTGCGGGCGAAGATCAAGGGAGaatagggggagggagggagggagggaggcgtggcagctgcgcaaaGGGAGTGAGAGAGCTGGCGACCGAggggcgatgcggcgctTGCGCAAGTATCCACACCActcgcacacgcccctcacGAGGCAGCGCCTGCTCACATTCGCTTCGACTACAAACACTAGCCATACCGCACGGCCGTCTCCCAAGTCTCAGGCCGCTGCACATCGCCGTCTGCTCTCTACgcagacggcggtggcgcaggggAGTGAGGTGGACGCGACGGGTTGGGGAtggggcggaggaggcgccagTGCGCTGTAAAGAGgtgccccacccctccctctgtctggTATAAACGTTTCGCGGTTTCTGAGCGaggtgagaggggggaggggtggtggtggtggtgaggcaCACATCCGCTTTCGCCCCTCCCAACAGACAGACGGACACACGCCGATGTGTATGAgagtgtgccggtgccgttcctctgtctctcttccGCCTGCACGCTGTGTCCTGCTCCGGGCACACGCACTTGGCTGCTTTACATCGCTGTCCTGCagagggacacacacacacacacataggAGCACAGAAACACTCTCAGAGAGGCTGACAAGCAGCGTGCACCGTAGAAGGGTACGCGCTCACTGCACTCGCGTGTACGTGGTGGAGATGAGGCGCCCGTCTCTGGCTTCCCTCGCTTTCGTTCTCTCACGGAGTGCAGCAGTGAGCGAAGAAGGGATTCGATCTACGTACATGAGCGAGGGACAATCCACAACACTGCTGTATCTACGACCACTATTGACTTGCGCCGCTGCTATCCGTTCCGCAGCCATTGGTTACTAGGCAAGCGTGTTGACGTCGACCTCGTCGCCGGCGGTGTACATGCCGCTACTGCTATCGTAGTCATCCTCGCTGTCCACGCCGTTGCCGCACCGTTCCTTACCGTCCGGTCCACGGTCCTCGTCGTAATCCTCGAAGCCCAGCAGGTTCTTCGCGAAGGTGCGTGCTGTAATGACGTCCTCCAGCATTTCAAGCCGGATGCCGTCGCCGATCAGCGACGTCAAAGCCGCGGCGACTTCGCTGGCCTTGAGCGACTCCCCCTGGGTGGAGAGCAGATGGAAGAGGTGATCGCGGTTGATTTCCCCCGTCACCCTATCCGCGCCGAGCGCGCGGAAGGCTGCCTCGATATCTTGCCGCGTGATGCCGAACACGGGGCGGTAGTTGATGTACAACCGCATGAACTGCGAGAAGTCAAGCAGAATGGCGTCCACGTTCATCTCAGCGAGCGGTTCGTCCTGCGGGCCGTACATGTTCGCCACCTCGTAGGTCAGGTGCCCGATTTCCTTCTCGGATGGGTAGTagcagagagagcgcagaAGGTTTGGCATCTGCGAAAAGGGAATCGCGCCAAGCAGCACGCGCTTCGCCGTTGTCTCCTCACCCTGCGCGCGGATCTGGGCGTAGTAGAAGTAGTCCACCACTTCTTTCATCAGctcaccgtcagcgccgccctCGACCGCGCCGACGAGATGAGGCAGTGGCACGCCGCCCTTCTCTCGGCAGTGCACGACGGTCGCCCACTCCGACGGTGACATGATGCAttcgccgcgcacgcgccactGCATGACAGCCTGGTCAGGCCCGCCCGCCGTGAAGacgatggcgccgtcgtgcgaGGTGACCATGCTGGTGATGCTGCCAGGGTGGGCGAGGATGCCGATAGAGCCGCACGGATCACCGCGGAGGGGGAGCTGGGTGAGCCCAATCACCTTCTCCTTGGTCGCGTACACCAAGCAGTGAGATGGCGGCGGGGACAATGACGAGGCAGGCGAGACGGGCGGCTTCGCTACCGGCACAACAGCCATCCGCGTCACCGGGCCACCGAACGTCGGTGCCAAGACCGTCTTGACGCACTGCCGACTCCAGTTGCTGAGGTACACCTGAAACTTGTACTCGCGGGTGGCGATCAGCAGCATGTCCAGCACATCTGCGCCACtaccaccgcctcctgctccagTTGCAGTGCCGGCGGccttgtcgccgtcgcctcttTCGTCTGCAGCACTGCCGTCCTCTGTCCCGTCGTCACTACTTTCGGCGCGGGTATCAAAGAAGTCGCGCGGCTGGCTCGCCGCATCCAGCAGGGAGCACCCGTCTGGCAGCCAGGCGAAGCCCGTCGGCGTCGACTCCTGCGATATCTTGTGCGCCGTCCGTAGGAGAAGCCCCGTCTCGGGGCTGGAGTCGACGAGCTCGTACTCGATGAGTCGCTTGTCAGCGCCAACGGAGAGGAGCCTCAGCCCTTCCTCTGAGGCGTTGGTGTGAACGCCGAAGTGGAGGCCGCAGATAGGCGCCTTGTGCGTCTTGTGGTGACCCACGAGCTGCCACTCCGCTTTCTTGGTAGACCCGGACGCTTTTACATACTCGTACAGGCCGACGGAGCCGTCATCTTTGGCGGTCGCCATGAGGAGGCTGTCAGGGGAGAACCGGATCTCCTCCACACTGGCGGCCGCCTTGCTCACCGTtgcttgctgttgctgctgctgttcggCGACACTCTGCTTGCCGTTGCCCGACGACGAGGGCTGCGCTGTGGCTGttgtggcgccgtcgccagctGCCGTGCCGACTGCCGTGGTGTTGGCTATGGGGCGAATcgtctgctcctcctccagcgtctcCCCGTCCAGCACCTTTATGACGCCGTTGGTGAAGCCGACAACAAGCCACTTGCCCGATGGGTCGAAGGCCAAGCAGCGGATCAGCAGGTTGCGGAAGAGGCTCAGCAGCACCACTCGCTTCTCACAGTAGTCCCAGAGGTGCAGATTGCCGCTGTACCCACCGATCGCTAGCCGCGGCAGGTGCGGGTGGGCCGCCAGAGACTGGATGGCGCGGTCTTGACCCTGCACGATGAGCCGTCCGCGTGCCACTGTGTTGGGgcctgcgtgtgcggtggtgccgggCGTGTGGAATGCCTTCGCTGGCACGTCGATGATCATGCTGTGCGCCGTCGACACCATGAAATCTGGAGCGGTGAACAggctcgcggcggcggtgccctCAGTGAGAAGGTGACCATCAACCTGCTCCGGCGCCATCgcccgcgcctcctccaccgtcatCACCGGCAGCGCTTGGTCGAAGCTGATAGAGGCGATGGGACCGCCGTTGAGGTCATCGAACCACGCCACCAGGCGAAGTTTTGCATCCAGGAACTTGACGACACCGTCCATGCCGCCCGTGACGATGTACCCTTGCACTGTCGTGATGAAGGTCACGCCGCCGGTGTGCACCCGCACCATCTTCAGCAGCGACTTGTCCTGCTCCTTGATGACACGGTCCTGGGGCTGCAAGGCCCAGAGAACGacatcgccgtcgacggTGCCACTGCACGCCATCATTGTGCCAGGCAGGTACACGGCCTGAGTAAAGTTACCGACAGAGGCCttgaggcggcgctggaggatgGGCGGCGAGTAGTACTTCAGCATCCCCTCCACCCAAGACCAGAAGatgatgcggcgcagcccGTTCGTgcacagcagctccgggCTGTCCTGCGAGAAGGAGATGAACGTCTGCTCATCACGCGCAGCGATGCGCCGCACAAAGACGGGGGTCACATCAGCATCCGCGAGGGGGGTAGCAGCGTTATGGGTTCCTCCGATGCTGCCATGCACCCCTCCCACCGGGGCAGGATTCGTCTGCGTCCAGGCCCAGATCATGATTTCCTGCGGATCTCTGCGGTTGAGAGTGGCGAGGTATTGCCCATCTGGTGACATGGCGACGCTCAGGACACCGCCGTATTTGCCTGTGGCAATCATTTTCACCGGTAGCGCGGTCGCCGCGTCCCATACGATCATGACGGacccgtcctcctcgtcgtcgcgctTCGCGACGGAGGGATCGACGCACATGGCAGCCTCTTCCCAcagctcttcctcctccacatcTTCCTGCGACTCGCCCACGTGGCCCTTGACCGACTGCGTGAGCACCACCTGCTGCTGAATGCGCCGGCGCACCTTGACGTCGCCCTCATCAGCCGTCACGATAAAGCGGTGGTtgtggctgcagcagctACTGCTGATGATGGAGTACCGGTGCCCCAGCAGGTGCTTCTGCGTGTTTTGGATTGCATCGTACAAGATACCCGTGTGCGCCACCGTGTAGAAGaccttccgctgctgctgcgccagctgctgttCGCTTTCTCCTCGGCCACtgacgccaccaccgccaatGCTGAGGTTGTGGATGCCAGCCTTGTAGTCACTGTTGAGGCCGAAGACCCACTCAAGGCGTAGCGCTCCCTCCGCGAGGGAGGGGCTGGGGAGGCGAATGTACGGACTTCTCATTCTCCCTCTCCTACGGAGCTtggggcgtgtgtgcgtgtagtgccgctgctgcggttggGATGGCGACACTTTTCAAGGAGGTAACGAAGAGTCGCCCTCAGACACAGTCATGcgcgcgcgggggggggggttgtaCCGCATGAGGGGGTGGCGCGGATAGGGTCAGCAAGACCGCCATGCCAAACGAATGGGAGAGAAATACGGGGGAgggatgagggagggaggagggaagacgTCAGTGGTCATTCGTCTACATGATTAGAGGGAATCATGAGGCTCGGCATGTGCCAGTGCCGCGCGCCTACCCACTAGCACGTGCGCATGCAACTCACTAGGGCGCCCTGCTGGTGAGTGCTGCCAGCAGTGAAGACGACGTTACGCAGGGGAGAGTGTTCGCGGatccgccacacacacacacacacagacatatatatatatatatatgttggacggcgacggcatTACGGCGCGACTTTGCCTCTCTCCTTACATTGGCTCCGTTGCTCCGCAAGTCCTCTTGTCGCCGATGCATCTTTCCATCCATCCATgcttgtgtgtatgcgtgt
Protein-coding sequences here:
- a CDS encoding putative casein kinase I, which gives rise to MATVSEKYQLTGKEVPFGGGRFLLSHRLGNGSFGDIFEGYDKKSQRIVAVKLERKKARYPQLSYESKVYRVLHQPPVGQNEVNLKQFFAESSNHSVMNGGAAQGSSNSTPSNLPKSVSAIAQQQQQQHRSSEASIVVGIPQIYYFDSEGDYNIMVMEMCGPSLEDVFNYCHRRFSLKTVLMIADQLLHRIQYFHEKGFVHRDIKPENFVFGCRSKAHILYIIDYGLSKLYWEVKKNSHIPFAEGRPLTGTARYCSTNVHRGFEQSRRDDLESIAFLLIYFLRGSLPWQGIQAKDQQIKTIKIGETKMATPLEELCKGMPKEFLTYCQYCRTLSFTQKPDYDSLRRLFRDLGKRLGLTLPARDLPSGNFCATNRTGAKPSNPLAVPAMVSTDITSPTDSRLLSVVSESTLISRRSHPFQTPSTVAAQVLPTLEDIDPMRGPYDWCFDWFCKRQLEVKRGMEEKSRQQRLETQMSTIASRNSELRLEDVSDVMDASTLRDKSSAFGSKRPMFTSPLQPDRLHM